In Cicer arietinum cultivar CDC Frontier isolate Library 1 chromosome 7, Cicar.CDCFrontier_v2.0, whole genome shotgun sequence, a single window of DNA contains:
- the LOC101503123 gene encoding probable apyrase 7: MVFGKTSGGKSNLRISSSLQDLTSYRHLDPQDSISAVNSIHPQQQQLLQNSTFSKTKPIQTLTPPRKKWARPITLSLCLLLFIIFLISAIVVYNNSHQNSGKYYVVLDCGSTGTRVYVYKAEIDHTLTQDTSLPIVVTSLRNGLQKKPGSQSGRAYDRMETEPGLDKLVHNVTGLKTALKPLLKWAMKQIPEASHKSTSLFLYATAGVRRLPNEDSKWLLDNAWNVLKGSVFVCRKDWVKIITGTEEAYYGWIALNYDSGNLGVKPRKNTYGALDLGGSSLQVTFEGEDDQQHLNSETSLYVRIGSVNHHLTAYSLAGYGLNEAFDKSVAYIFKKEKVGLGGSVKHPCLQTGFRNQYTCSRCSSGEKGKEGESPKVNGNVGGGGKGEINKTPVMLVGAPNWQECSALAKVAVNLSEWSDVGQGLDCEVNPCALRENLPRPMGHFYVISGFFVVYRFFNLTSEATIDDVLEKGREFCEKRWDVAKKSVAPQPFIEQYCFRSPYVASLLREGLHITDRHITVGSGSITWTLGVALLEAGKSYSTRFGLRGFDLGQMKMNPLILIPILLISLILLCCALSCVLKWMPRFFRRQYLPLFRHNGVSNASVLSIPSPLWFKSWSPIISGEARIKTPLSPTIAGSQDRPFSLGHGLGDNSGGIQMMESSFYPAASSVSHSYSSTNLGQMQFDSSNIGTFWTPHRSQMRLQSRRSQSREDLNSSMTEAHMVKV; encoded by the exons ATGGTCTTTGGCAAAACCTCCGGCGGAAAAAGCAACCTCCGAATCTCATCTTCTCTTCAAGATCTCACTTCTTACCGCCACCTCGATCCTCAAGATTCAATCTCAGCCGTCAATTCAATTCAccctcaacaacaacaactccTTCAGAACTCAACTTTCTCCAAAACTAAACCAATCCAAACATTAACCCCACCCCGTAAAAAATGGGCCAGGCCAATTACACTCTCCCTCTGTCTCCTCCTCTTCATAATATTCCTTATTTCAGCAATCGTCGTTTATAATAACTCTCATCAGAATTCAGGTAAATACTACGTCGTTTTGGATTGTGGTAGCACCGGAACGCGTGTTTACGTTTACAAAGCTGAAATTGATCACACACTCACTCAAGATACTTCTTTACCAATTGTTGTTACTTCGTTAAGAAACGGTTTACAGAAAAAACCCGGTTCCCAAAGTGGTCGTGCTTACGATCGAATGGAAACTGAACCGGGTCTTGATAAACTCGTTCACAATGTAACCGGTTTGAAAACCGCTTTGAAACCGCTTCTTAAATGGGCTATGAAACAGATTCCAGAAGCTTCTCATAAAAGCACTTCGCTTTTTCTCTATGCTACTGCTGGTGTTCGTAGGCTTCCCAATGAGGATTCAAAATGGTTACTTGATAATGCTTGGAATGTTCTTAAAGGTTCTGTTTTTGTTTGTAGAAAAGATTGGGTTAAGATTATTACTGGTACTGAAGAAGCTTATTATGGTTGGATTGCTTTGAATTATGATAGTGGTAATTTGGGTGTTAAACCTAGGAAAAATACTTATGGTGCACTTGATTTAGGTGGTTCTTCTTTGCAGGTTACTTTTGAAGGTGAGGATGATCAACAACATTTGAATAGTGAAACTAGTTTGTATGTTAGGATTGGTTCTGTTAATCATCATTTAACTGCTTATTCTTTAGCTGGTTATGGTCTTAATGAGGCTTTTGATAAATCTGTTGcttatatttttaagaaagaaaaagttGGTTTAGGAGGGAGTGTTAAACATCCTTGTTTGCAAACTGGGTTTAGGAATCAATATACGTGTTCCCGTTGTTCTTCGGGTGAGAAAGGAAAGGAAGGGGAGAGTCCTAAAGTTAATGGGAATGTTGGGGGTGGTGGTAAAGGAGAGATTAATAAAACTCCGGTAATGCTTGTTGGTGCGCCGAATTGGCAAGAATGTAGCGCACTTGCTAAGGTTGCTGTTAATTTGTCAGAATGGTCTGATGTTGGTCAGGGTCTTGATTGCGAAGTGAATCCTTGTGCTCTGCGAGAGAATCTTCCTCGACCGATGGGTCATTTTTATGTGATTTCTGGATTTTTCGTGGTGTATAGGTTTTTCAACTTGACTTCTGAGGCTACTATTGATGATGTGTTGGAAAAGGGTAGGGAGTTTTGTGAAAAAAGATGGGATGTTGCTAAGAAAAGTGTCGCTCCGCAACCATTCATTGAGCAATATTGTTTTAGATCACCTTATGTTGCTTCTTTGCTGAGAGAGGGTTTGCATATTACTGATAGACATATAACTGTTGGATCTGGAAGTATCACTTGGACACTTGGGGTGGCTTTGTTAGAAGCTGGGAAATCTTATTCGACAAGATTTGGGCTTCGTGGTTTTGACTTGGgtcagatgaagatgaatccTCTGATTCTTATTCCCATTTTGTTGATTTCTCTCATTCTTCTATGTTGTGCTTTATCATGTGTCCTCAAATGGATGCCAAGATTTTTTCGGCGGCAATATCTCCCCCTTTTCAGACATAACGGTGTGTCCAATGCATCTGTTCTTAGTATCCCGTCTCCTTTATGGTTCAAGAGTTGGAGTCCAATTATTTCTG GAGAGGCAAGAATAAAGACACCACTCAGCCCAACAATCGCAGGGTCACAAGATAGACCATTTAGCCTGGGGCATGGTCTTGGTGATAACAGCGGTGGCATCCAGATGATGGAATCTTCCTTTTACCCAGCAGCCAGTAGTGTCTCGCATAGTTATTCCTCAACCAATTTAGGGCAGATGCAGTTCGACAGTAGTAATATTGGGACCTTCTGGACGCCCCACAGAAGTCAGATGCGTCTGCAGAGTAGGAGATCACAATCTCGAGAAGACTTGAATTCGTCAATGACTGAGGCACACATGGTGAAGGTTTAA